The following coding sequences lie in one Fusarium poae strain DAOMC 252244 chromosome 1, whole genome shotgun sequence genomic window:
- a CDS encoding hypothetical protein (TransMembrane:10 (o82-103i131-153o165-183i190-212o243-264i276-298o318-337i358-382o388-411i423-444o)), with protein MSSDQATKHEPETLATLPTNSQDVEVQVIDAPIAHDAVFGDITGDGPNYRNVGWLGTAALMMKTQIGLGILSIPSAFHTLGIIPGVICLLLIGGITTWSNYVIGTFKLNHREVYDIGDAGGILFGRIGREFLGLSFALFTVFAIASGILGISISFNALSDHGACTAVFVAVASIIVFCCASIRTLGRMSWLAWVGLIPLLIAVYLVTIAVGVQDRPSAAPKMNTDEKWMSDWKLVGNPTFIDAMAALSTIVFAYAGTPLFFPIAAEMREPRHYTKAMLLCQGVATATYLTVGIIIYYFCGSYVATPALGSAGKTIKKVAYGLALPGLIVGATINTHVTGKYAFVRILRGSEHLTANTVTHWVTWLGLIFSTALFAYIIASAIPVFGSLVSLVGALLGTLQAFQPYGCFWLYDNWRKGKQEMSLRWILMVAWSVFVIVSGTFLMIAGTYGSVIGVIESGKKGGGRPWSCADNSNSVAT; from the exons ATGAGCAGCGATCAAGCTACCAAGCACGAGCCCGAGACGTTGGCTACATTGCCGACGAACTCTCAAGATGTCGAAGTCCAGGTCATCGACGCCCCTATAGCTCAcgatgctgtctttggtgatATCACAGGTGACGGACCCAACTACCGCAAT GTTGGGTGGCTAGGAACAGCTGCTTTAATGATGAAGACCCAGATCGGCCTGGGCATTCTATCCATCCCATCGGCCTTCCATACCCTCGGTATCATTCCTGGAGTCATTTGTCTCCTCCTCATAGGAGGTATCACAACGTGGTCCAACTATGTGATTGGTACCTTCAAACTCAACCATCGCGAGGTTTACGACATTGGAGACGCGGGAGGTATCCTGTTTGGACGAATTGGGCGAGAGTTTCTTGGCCTGAGTTTTGCCTTGT TTACCGTCTTCGCTATTGCGTCCGGTATCCTTGGAATCTCGATTAGCTTCAATGCTTTATCGGACCATGGAGCCTGCACTGCTGTTTTTGTTGCAGTAGCatccatcatcgtcttctgcTGTGCCAGTATCCGTACACTAGGTCGAATGAGCTGGTTGGCCTGGGTTGGGCTTATTCCTCTGCTGATTGCCG TCTACCTTGTCACCATCGCCGTCGGTGTCCAAGATCGACCCTCTGCCGCGCCCAAGATGAACACAGACGAGAAGTGGATGTCAGACTGGAAACTTGTTGGTAACCCGACATTTATCGATGCCATGGCTGCGCTTTCGACCATTGTCTTTGCCTACGCGGGTACACCCCTTTTCTTCCCCATCGCGGCCGAGATGCGTGAGCCACGCCACTACACAAAGGCCATGCTTCTCTGCCAGGGTGTCGCAACAGCTACATACCTTACTGTAGGAATCATAATCTACTACTTCTGTGGCTCTTATGTTGCTACGCCTGCTCTGGGCTCGGCTGGTAAGACTATCAAGAAAGTTGCGTATGGTCTTGCTCTACCAGGACTTATCGTTGGTGCGACCATCAATACTCAT GTGACTGGAAAGTATGCGTTCGTTCGAATCCTTCGAGGCTCAGAGCATCTCACAGCAAACACTGTCACTCATTGGGTTACATGGTTGGGTCTTATCTTCAGCACTGCTCTGTTTGCATACATCATAGCTAGTGCCATCCCAGTATTTGGAAGTCTTGTTTCTCTTGTTGGAGCTCTGCTCGGTACTCTTCAAGCATTCCAACCGTACGGTTGCTTCTGGCTGTACGACAACTGGAGGAAGGGCAAGCAGGAAATGTCTCTACGATGGATTCTCATGGTTGCATGGAGTGTATTTGTCATCGTTTCAGGAACATTCTTGATGATTGCTGGAACGTATGGTTCCGTCATTGGAGTTATCGAGTCTGGTAAGAAAGGAGGTGGTCGTCCTTGGTCTTGTGCAGACAACTCCAACTCTGTAGCAACCTAG
- a CDS encoding hypothetical protein (BUSCO:14440at5125): MIDPSLIHPELTRPPMGIPSYDNHYQQHNHHTYPASPSASVSSSSPQPQMMRTNSSSPFLQASNFQSTFPSSPYCAPMDNQTHIRAPSISQFVPPTPGEYSSDESKEKQRCTWPDCGKTFKDLKAHMLTHQNERPEKCPIQTCEYHTKGFARKYDKNRHTLTHYKGTMVCGFCPGSGSAAEKSFNRADVFKRHLTAVHGVEQTPPNSRKKSANANANKKLSGYAPDATGKCSTCSQTFSNAQDFYEHLDDCVLRIVQQEDPAEAINAKRLAEVENDKDVHQTLEKNNLPTTTDVIMTKHEDDDSGDDDEESSPKGNSSPSIKRKGNPVNGVQKSRGVTHSRGGVALGSKSRSRKNRRDYPSSWGFDKGQMTMKKRVVAVFDGPRRLAKDDMMLSTDHEVRIPLSDGKAYVTDLDIQTLNRAAGFHGATDEEKGPWISDDPTPAQLKEMQQMLANNTNTSL; this comes from the coding sequence ATGATAGACCCTTCTCTCATTCACCCAGAGCTTACTCGTCCACCTATGGGCATTCCTTCCTATGACAACCACTATCAACAACACAACCACCACACATATCCCGCATCACCTTCTGCTTCtgtctcttcctcttcgcctCAACctcagatgatgaggacCAATAGTTCTTCACCATTTCTCCAGGCCAGCAACTTCCAATCCACATTTCCCAGCAGCCCCTACTGTGCGCCAATGGACAACCAAACCCACATTCGCGCCCCAAGTATCAGTCAATTCGTCCCACCAACACCAGGCGAGTACAGCAGTGATGAGTCCAAGGAGAAGCAAAGATGTACTTGGCCTGATTGTGGCAAGACCTTCAAGGATCTCAAGGCTCACATGCTCACTCACCAGAATGAGCGCCCCGAGAAGTGTCCGATTCAGACTTGCGAGTACCACACTAAGGGTTTCGCTCGCAAGTATGACAAGAACCGCCACACTCTCACACATTACAAGGGCACAATGGTCTGCGGGTTTTGCCCAGGCTCTGGATCGGCTGCGGAGAAGTCCTTTAACCGCGCCGATGTCTTCAAGCGTCATCTGACTGCCGTTCACGGTGTTGAGCAGACACCTCCCAACAGCAGGAAGAAGTCTGCCAATGCCAACGCCAACAAGAAGCTGTCTGGCTATGCCCCTGACGCTACTGGCAAGTGTAGCACTTGCTCTCAGACCTTCTCCAACGCCCAGGACTTctacgagcatcttgacgaCTGTGTTCTCCGCATTGTGCAGCAAGAGGACCCTGCCGAGGCCATCAATGCCAAGCGTCTCGCTGAGGTCGAGAACGATAAGGATGTTCACCAGActcttgagaagaacaacCTGCCTACCACTACCGATGTCATCATGACAAAGCATGAGGATGACGacagtggtgatgatgatgaggagagcTCACCCAAGGGTAACTCTTCCCCTTCAATTAAGAGAAAGGGTAACCCTGTCAACGGTGTCCAGAAGTCCCGAGGCGTTACTCACTCCCGTGGTGGCGTTGCCCTGGGATCCAAGTCGCGCAGCCGCAAGAACCGTCGCGATTACCCTTCATCGTGGGGATTTGACAAGGGTCAGATGACCATGAAGAAGCGTGTCGTGGCTGTCTTTGATGGCCCTCGACGCCTTGCCAAGGATGACATGATGCTCTCCACTGATCACGAGGTCCGCATCCCACTGTCTGATGGCAAGGCCTATGTCACCGACCTCGATATTCAGACTCTGAACCGAGCCGCTGGCTTCCACGGAGCTActgatgaagagaagggTCCCTGGATCTCAGATGACCCTACCCCTGCGCAGCTCAAGGAGATGCAGCAGATGCTTGcaaacaacaccaacacttCTCTGTAA